In one window of Porites lutea chromosome 8, jaPorLute2.1, whole genome shotgun sequence DNA:
- the LOC140946920 gene encoding uncharacterized protein, with amino-acid sequence MDSNILKTDSSYLYHLGKFLEPAVGYNSQWLLCWRATLHGWNVRTQFHRRCDGKRDTVTIIKKGKYVFGGYTDIPWESSGGWSFTRKAFIFSISNKEELDPFVSEVSRPGWAIYRGSGYGPLFGLDIYIVNNANSNGLSYACLGRTYPAPAAVQDKYTILAGTYRFSPDEVEVFYLDPTQ; translated from the exons ATGGACTCAAATATATTGAAAACAGATTCTTCGTATTTGTACCATCTGGGAAAATTTCTGGAGCCTGCGGTTGGGTACAATTCCCAATGGCTACTGTGCTGGCGGGCTACATTGCACGGCTGGAATGTCCGTACACAGTTTCACAGACGCTGCGATGGAAAAAGAGACACAGTTACCATAATAAAAAAGGGTAAATACGTTTTTGGAGGTTACACGGACATTCCTTGGG AGTCCAGTGGTGGCTGGAGCTTCACTCGCAAGGCGTTTATATTTTCAATTAGCAATAAGGAAGAGCTGGATCCCTTTGTGAGTGAGGTGAGCAGGCCAGGCTGGGCAATTTACAGGGGGTCAGGGTATGGTCCACTGTTTGGTCTAGACATCTACATTGTTAATAATGCCAACAGTAACGGCCTCTCATACGCATGCCTTGGCAGGACCTACCCTGCTCCTGCTGCAGTGCAGGACAAGTACACAATCCTGGCCGGGACTTACCGCTTCTCACCTGATGAGGTGGAGGTATTTTATCTTGACCCTACTcaataa